The following coding sequences are from one Ramlibacter henchirensis window:
- a CDS encoding DUF1810 domain-containing protein — MSADPFHLERFVQAQEPVWSSVCDELRAGRKQSHWMWFVFPQLAVLGRSSMAKHYGLSGLQEAKAYLAHPVLGPRLRSCCEMLLRVQGRTAEDIFGGIDAMKLRSCLTLFMETARDEMVFRECLVKFFAGDVDPFTTGQVGG, encoded by the coding sequence ATGAGCGCAGACCCCTTCCACCTCGAGCGCTTCGTGCAAGCGCAGGAGCCCGTGTGGTCGTCCGTGTGCGATGAGCTGCGGGCGGGCAGGAAGCAGAGCCACTGGATGTGGTTCGTGTTCCCGCAGCTGGCGGTGCTGGGACGCAGTTCCATGGCGAAGCATTACGGGCTTTCAGGCCTGCAGGAGGCGAAGGCGTATCTCGCGCATCCGGTGCTCGGACCGCGCCTGCGCAGCTGCTGCGAGATGCTCTTGCGGGTGCAAGGCCGCACGGCGGAGGACATCTTCGGCGGCATCGATGCGATGAAGCTGCGGTCTTGCCTGACCTTGTTCATGGAAACGGCGCGGGACGAGATGGTGTTTCGCGAGTGCCTGGTCAAGTTCTTCGCGGGCGACGTCGATCCGTTCACCACGGGACAGGTGGGCGGCTAG